In Liquorilactobacillus nagelii DSM 13675, the following proteins share a genomic window:
- a CDS encoding cation-translocating P-type ATPase yields MAKKYHQLTVKEALAVLASTSSGLTPIEVNKRLTKFGSNTLNTQKNASLLEKFFNQFKNLMIIILLIAAIIALFAGDLSDAIIIFLVVILNAVFGVFQEAKAENAINALKKMTTTTSRVKRAGKIMIIKSADLVPGDIVLLEAGEIIPADLRLLKTNNLKIEEAALTGESVPVEKSAAVLTASELPLGDRHNLAYMNTNVTYGTAEGVVIAIGMQTEVGKIATMLNKAESATTPLQKNITHLSKLLSILILVIAALVFIIGIALHRSSVLNMLLTSISLAVAAIPEGLPAIVTITLALGTQVMAKKKALIRKLPAVESLGATQIIASDKTGTLTQNKMSVEKIYRNLKLSTVATYSTNLNDPLVQAMVLANDSQQTEQGLSGDPTETALIQFALDQNLNVAKLKQDFSRQASIPFDSERKLMSAVTNIPNSTKKQLFTKGALDELLQRSSKILDNNQVRELTIADKKTILAANHQLATQALRVLAFAYAPFNQPATTDISSQSAERDLIFIGMVGMIDPQRPEVKQAIAEAKSAGIRTLMITGDHRDTATAIAQRLEIIQPADQAGVITGHELDQLPTAELEKQIEQWSVYARVAPEHKVKIVKAWQKKGKIVAMTGDGVNDAPALKTADIGVGMGITGTEVAKNASDIILSDDNFATIIAAVREGRRVFANIQKSLQYLLSANLGEVLTLFLMTMLGWDIFAPAQILWINLVTDTFPAIALGVEKAEADIMKRTPRGSKATFFSDGVMSSILYQGLLEGGLTLGVYWLALTFPFHHSSSLIHADALTMAFATLGLIQLLHAFNSKSLHGTIFTSKLFNNRTFNWSIILASVLMFATILIPAFNDTFKVTGLAWQQWLVVLIGGSLMLVIVELVKLIQRILKK; encoded by the coding sequence ATGGCAAAAAAATATCACCAACTTACCGTCAAAGAAGCTCTTGCTGTGCTAGCCTCAACATCCTCTGGTTTAACACCGATTGAAGTTAACAAGCGACTTACTAAATTTGGGTCAAACACTTTAAATACTCAAAAAAATGCTTCTTTGTTGGAAAAATTCTTTAATCAATTTAAGAATCTGATGATCATTATTTTACTGATTGCAGCTATTATTGCCTTGTTTGCCGGCGATTTATCTGATGCTATCATTATTTTCCTAGTTGTAATTTTGAATGCTGTTTTTGGAGTCTTTCAGGAAGCCAAGGCCGAAAATGCCATTAACGCACTTAAAAAAATGACTACTACTACTTCTCGCGTTAAGCGAGCGGGAAAAATTATGATTATTAAGAGTGCCGACCTTGTTCCTGGAGACATCGTGTTATTAGAAGCTGGAGAGATCATTCCAGCTGATTTGCGATTACTGAAAACCAATAATTTAAAAATCGAAGAAGCTGCTTTGACAGGTGAGTCAGTTCCCGTTGAAAAATCAGCGGCAGTTTTAACGGCTAGCGAGCTGCCCCTAGGCGATCGTCATAATTTAGCCTATATGAATACTAACGTTACTTACGGAACGGCTGAAGGAGTCGTGATCGCGATTGGCATGCAAACTGAGGTTGGTAAAATTGCTACGATGCTTAATAAAGCTGAATCAGCGACCACTCCCTTACAAAAAAACATTACCCATCTTAGCAAATTACTAAGTATTTTAATTTTAGTAATTGCTGCCTTAGTTTTTATTATCGGAATTGCTTTACACCGTTCAAGTGTTTTAAATATGCTTTTAACCTCAATCTCGCTAGCTGTTGCTGCAATTCCGGAGGGTTTACCGGCAATTGTAACCATAACTTTAGCTTTAGGCACTCAAGTTATGGCTAAGAAGAAAGCCTTGATTCGTAAATTACCAGCAGTTGAATCCTTAGGAGCAACTCAAATTATTGCTTCTGACAAAACTGGAACCCTAACACAAAATAAAATGTCTGTTGAAAAAATTTACCGCAATTTGAAATTATCAACCGTTGCAACCTACTCAACTAACTTGAATGATCCCTTGGTTCAAGCAATGGTTTTAGCTAATGATAGCCAACAAACCGAGCAAGGTTTAAGTGGTGATCCAACCGAAACAGCTTTAATCCAATTTGCTTTGGATCAAAATTTAAATGTTGCTAAATTAAAACAAGACTTCAGCCGGCAAGCTTCAATTCCATTTGATTCAGAACGAAAACTAATGTCAGCTGTTACAAACATCCCTAATTCGACAAAAAAACAATTATTTACCAAAGGCGCTTTAGATGAATTACTCCAACGTTCAAGCAAAATTCTAGATAATAACCAAGTTAGAGAATTAACCATTGCCGACAAAAAAACTATTTTAGCAGCAAATCATCAGCTAGCAACTCAAGCCTTACGTGTATTGGCATTCGCCTATGCGCCTTTCAATCAACCAGCAACTACTGACATATCATCGCAAAGTGCTGAAAGAGACCTGATTTTTATCGGAATGGTTGGAATGATTGATCCGCAACGTCCTGAAGTCAAACAAGCCATTGCTGAAGCTAAGAGTGCTGGAATTAGGACCTTAATGATTACAGGTGATCATCGTGACACTGCAACTGCCATTGCCCAAAGATTGGAAATTATTCAACCAGCTGATCAAGCAGGTGTCATTACTGGCCATGAATTAGATCAATTACCAACTGCTGAGTTAGAAAAACAAATTGAGCAATGGTCCGTTTATGCACGCGTTGCTCCTGAACACAAAGTGAAAATTGTTAAGGCTTGGCAGAAAAAAGGCAAAATTGTCGCAATGACCGGTGATGGGGTTAATGATGCTCCCGCTTTAAAGACTGCTGATATTGGAGTTGGAATGGGAATTACCGGTACCGAAGTCGCCAAAAATGCTAGTGATATCATCTTATCTGATGATAATTTTGCAACAATTATTGCTGCCGTTCGTGAAGGACGACGCGTCTTTGCCAACATTCAAAAATCACTTCAATACTTACTGTCAGCTAACTTAGGGGAAGTTCTAACACTCTTTTTAATGACCATGCTTGGTTGGGACATTTTCGCACCGGCACAAATTTTATGGATTAATCTAGTAACTGATACTTTTCCCGCAATTGCTTTAGGAGTTGAAAAAGCTGAAGCGGATATTATGAAGCGAACACCGCGCGGCTCAAAAGCTACTTTCTTCTCCGATGGGGTCATGTCCAGTATCCTTTACCAAGGTTTACTCGAAGGTGGATTGACTCTTGGTGTCTATTGGCTTGCTTTAACATTTCCTTTCCATCATTCAAGTAGTTTAATTCATGCTGACGCCTTGACGATGGCTTTTGCAACCTTAGGCTTAATTCAGTTGCTCCATGCATTCAACTCGAAGTCGTTACATGGAACAATCTTTACCAGCAAATTATTTAACAATCGTACCTTTAATTGGTCGATTATCTTGGCGAGTGTTTTAATGTTTGCTACAATTTTGATTCCAGCTTTCAATGACACCTTCAAAGTAACCGGCTTAGCTTGGCAGCAATGGCTAGTTGTTTTGATTGGTGGCAGTTTGATGCTAGTAATCGTTGAACTTGTGAAACTCATTCAACGAATTCTGAAAAAATAA
- a CDS encoding helix-turn-helix domain-containing protein translates to MRFGERLQKARTEMNLTQGAVAQKFFITRQTISNWENEKTYPDVASLIKLSDYYHISLDTLLKEDVGMREYLEKREVSKELKPIYRNLILIDLLLCSLLLGDVFNLIHLGAFILPILLMVLLTFSAIFDLNNFNQTRLLGLKYQWQKYLSGDNGLKYAVILPAFLIISGMIALSFKTISIGVALTVVGVGLLFTLILRKKVNK, encoded by the coding sequence ATGAGATTTGGCGAGCGGTTACAAAAAGCTAGGACAGAAATGAATTTAACGCAAGGAGCAGTTGCTCAGAAATTTTTTATTACCCGGCAAACAATTTCAAATTGGGAAAACGAAAAAACTTACCCTGATGTGGCCAGTTTGATTAAACTAAGTGATTATTATCATATTTCACTCGATACTTTATTAAAAGAAGATGTTGGAATGCGAGAGTATTTAGAAAAAAGAGAAGTAAGCAAAGAACTTAAGCCGATTTATCGAAATTTAATTCTAATTGATTTACTTTTATGTAGCCTATTATTAGGTGATGTCTTTAATTTAATTCACTTAGGTGCATTTATTTTGCCAATTTTACTGATGGTACTGCTAACCTTTTCGGCGATTTTCGATCTAAATAATTTTAATCAGACTCGTTTATTGGGCTTGAAGTATCAATGGCAAAAGTATCTATCGGGTGACAATGGATTAAAATATGCAGTCATCTTACCAGCTTTTCTCATAATTTCAGGAATGATCGCACTATCATTCAAAACAATTTCGATAGGTGTTGCTCTAACCGTAGTCGGAGTAGGATTATTATTTACCCTTATCCTGAGGAAAAAAGTTAATAAATAA
- a CDS encoding aldo/keto reductase — MTTINIGNSSVVTTKLGLGTNKVGGHNLFKNLQDQDGYAVVKEALEQGIQLLDTAYMYGLGRSEEIIGDVIQKYDREKVVIATKAAQDPQHDLKINNQPAFLKQAVDDALKRLKTDYIDIFYIHFPDDQTPKAEAVAALNDLKKAGKIKAVGISNFTLDQVKEANQAGGVDIVEDHYSLVHRQAEKELFPYLKANNITFVPYFPLAAGLLTGKYQENDATKFKQFTTEEFKQIIANVDQVRTIAKQHDATVAQTILAWYLANPAIGVVIPGARKPEQVRSNVKALTVKLTMDEYQQIDQLFKEV; from the coding sequence ATGACAACAATTAATATTGGAAATAGTTCGGTAGTTACAACTAAACTAGGTTTAGGAACGAATAAAGTTGGCGGGCATAATTTGTTCAAGAACTTGCAAGATCAAGATGGTTATGCTGTTGTTAAAGAAGCTTTAGAACAAGGAATTCAACTACTAGACACTGCTTACATGTATGGTTTGGGGCGCTCTGAAGAAATTATTGGAGATGTTATTCAAAAATATGATCGTGAGAAGGTTGTAATTGCCACCAAAGCAGCTCAAGATCCGCAGCATGATTTGAAAATAAATAACCAACCAGCTTTTCTGAAGCAAGCTGTCGATGATGCGCTGAAGCGCCTGAAAACTGACTATATTGATATTTTCTATATTCATTTTCCAGATGATCAGACACCAAAAGCAGAAGCCGTTGCGGCCTTAAATGATTTGAAAAAAGCTGGGAAGATTAAGGCGGTTGGAATTTCGAATTTTACTTTGGATCAAGTTAAAGAAGCTAACCAAGCAGGCGGTGTAGACATTGTTGAGGATCACTATAGTTTGGTTCATCGTCAAGCAGAAAAAGAGTTGTTCCCGTACTTAAAGGCTAACAATATTACCTTCGTCCCATATTTTCCATTGGCAGCTGGATTGTTAACTGGTAAATATCAGGAAAATGATGCAACAAAATTTAAGCAGTTTACTACTGAGGAATTTAAGCAGATTATCGCTAATGTTGATCAAGTTAGAACAATTGCTAAACAACATGATGCAACGGTTGCTCAAACGATTCTAGCCTGGTATTTAGCTAATCCAGCAATTGGAGTTGTGATTCCTGGTGCTCGTAAACCTGAACAAGTTCGTAGTAATGTCAAAGCGTTGACGGTTAAGTTGACGATGGATGAGTATCAGCAAATTGATCAATTGTTCAAAGAAGTTTAA
- a CDS encoding diacylglycerol/lipid kinase family protein, with protein sequence MTKKNLIFFNSKSGEGKSAEIADYVVEQLEKNGQQAEKLLTSSKEEAIEKIRTQSAGYQRLICIGGDGTLNVALTGLLHVKQRPVLGVIPAGTVNNFAQKWNLPLEYHEALKVILAESHRSIGIGECNGQAIVSSLMFGSLAEVSNRVRQQDKQKYGLLVYPWQAIKQLPKQRSYPIEFYNSLVAMDAKVWVCLISTSNYIAGRRYLEEDSNSLHLTMLNNMKINKLLNYGYFALTGNLRRSTTLTSFDFKKLNVRTLSDKRISTRIDGDPGPYLPLQLSWHPNFIECCVTEKIF encoded by the coding sequence ATGACCAAAAAAAATTTGATTTTTTTCAATAGTAAATCTGGTGAGGGCAAATCTGCTGAAATTGCCGACTATGTAGTTGAACAATTAGAAAAGAATGGTCAACAAGCAGAGAAGTTATTGACTTCCTCTAAAGAAGAAGCAATAGAAAAGATTCGTACACAGTCAGCTGGCTATCAGCGATTAATTTGTATTGGAGGAGATGGAACTTTAAATGTTGCTTTAACCGGATTGTTGCATGTTAAACAACGACCAGTTCTAGGTGTAATCCCCGCAGGAACCGTGAATAATTTTGCTCAAAAATGGAATTTACCGTTAGAGTATCATGAGGCATTGAAAGTAATTTTAGCTGAAAGTCATCGTTCAATTGGCATTGGCGAGTGTAATGGACAGGCAATTGTTAGTTCACTGATGTTTGGTAGTTTAGCCGAGGTATCTAATCGAGTTCGCCAACAAGATAAACAAAAATATGGTCTTTTGGTATATCCTTGGCAAGCAATTAAGCAATTACCGAAACAGCGTTCTTATCCAATTGAGTTTTACAATTCGTTAGTTGCAATGGATGCCAAGGTTTGGGTCTGCTTAATTTCCACTTCAAATTATATTGCTGGTCGACGTTACTTGGAAGAAGATAGCAATAGTCTGCATCTAACAATGCTGAATAACATGAAAATCAATAAACTGCTGAATTATGGTTATTTTGCTTTGACAGGTAATTTACGGCGCTCGACAACGCTAACTTCTTTTGATTTTAAAAAATTAAACGTCCGAACTTTATCTGATAAAAGAATTTCAACTCGAATTGATGGTGATCCAGGACCGTATTTGCCATTACAGTTAAGTTGGCATCCTAATTTTATTGAATGTTGTGTTACTGAAAAAATCTTTTAA
- a CDS encoding Nramp family divalent metal transporter, with protein sequence MSEEKSKHQRHKLIEYANGPSLEEINGTVSVPHGKGFWKTLFAYSGPGALVAVGYMDPGNWSTSITGGQNFQYLLMSVILMSSLIAMLLQYMAAKLGIVSQMDLAQAIRARTGKALGIVLWILTELAIMATDIAEVIGAAIALYLLFHIPLVIAVFITVFDVLLLLLLTKIGFRKIEAIVVCLILVILFVFVYQVALSDPSWGSVFKGLIPTSQTFSSSVKVGGETPLNGALGIIGATVMPHNLYLHSAISQTRKIDHNDEEDVAQAVRFSAWDSNIQLTAAFFVNALLLIMGVAVFKTGAVKDPSFFGLFQALSDTSTLSNGVLISVARSGILSTLFAVALLASGQNSTITGTLTGQVIMEGFVHMRMPLWLRRLVTRLISVIPVLICVSMTGGQTAIQQHEALNDLMNNSQVFLAFALPFSMLPLLMMTDSRLEMGKFKNALWIKVLGWLSVVGLTYLNLIGLPGQFEGFLGSNASKSALAMADTLSYIVIFAVLALLVWTVVELYLGNKRVEREQAAAVAK encoded by the coding sequence TTGAGCGAAGAAAAATCTAAGCATCAACGGCATAAGCTAATTGAATATGCCAATGGCCCTTCACTAGAAGAAATTAATGGAACAGTTTCAGTTCCCCACGGTAAAGGCTTTTGGAAAACTTTATTTGCTTATTCCGGCCCAGGCGCTTTAGTTGCGGTTGGTTATATGGATCCCGGTAACTGGTCAACTTCCATCACAGGTGGACAAAATTTCCAATATTTACTAATGTCCGTCATCTTAATGTCAAGCTTGATTGCGATGTTATTACAATACATGGCAGCCAAACTTGGAATTGTGAGCCAAATGGATCTTGCCCAAGCTATTCGCGCTAGAACTGGAAAAGCTTTAGGAATTGTTTTGTGGATTTTAACTGAACTTGCAATTATGGCAACTGATATCGCTGAAGTTATCGGTGCCGCTATTGCTCTTTATTTATTGTTCCACATCCCATTAGTTATTGCGGTCTTTATCACCGTATTCGATGTTTTGCTCTTATTATTACTGACAAAAATTGGTTTCCGTAAAATTGAAGCAATTGTTGTTTGCCTAATTTTAGTTATTTTATTTGTTTTTGTTTATCAAGTTGCTTTATCTGACCCATCTTGGGGAAGCGTCTTTAAGGGTTTAATCCCAACAAGTCAAACTTTCTCATCATCAGTTAAGGTTGGTGGTGAAACTCCGTTAAATGGCGCTTTAGGAATTATCGGGGCAACTGTTATGCCGCATAATCTGTACTTGCACTCAGCTATTTCACAGACTCGTAAAATTGACCATAACGATGAAGAAGACGTGGCTCAAGCTGTTCGCTTTTCTGCTTGGGATTCTAATATCCAGCTAACAGCTGCTTTCTTTGTTAATGCTTTGTTGTTAATCATGGGAGTTGCAGTTTTCAAGACTGGTGCCGTAAAAGATCCTTCATTCTTCGGACTGTTCCAAGCTTTATCTGATACCTCAACATTGAGCAATGGAGTTTTGATCAGTGTTGCGCGTTCTGGAATCCTTTCAACTTTGTTTGCGGTTGCTTTGTTAGCATCTGGTCAAAATTCGACTATTACCGGAACTTTAACTGGTCAGGTCATCATGGAAGGTTTCGTTCATATGCGGATGCCATTATGGTTACGTCGTTTGGTAACTCGATTGATTTCAGTTATCCCTGTTTTAATCTGTGTTTCGATGACAGGTGGTCAAACAGCTATCCAACAACATGAAGCTTTAAATGATTTGATGAATAATTCACAGGTTTTCTTAGCTTTCGCGTTGCCATTTTCAATGTTACCGCTATTGATGATGACTGATAGTCGTTTAGAGATGGGTAAATTTAAAAATGCGCTTTGGATTAAAGTTCTTGGCTGGCTATCGGTTGTTGGTTTAACCTACTTGAACTTAATTGGTCTGCCAGGTCAGTTTGAAGGCTTCTTGGGTAGCAATGCCTCGAAGAGTGCTTTAGCTATGGCTGATACTTTATCCTATATTGTAATTTTCGCTGTTTTAGCCTTATTAGTTTGGACAGTTGTTGAACTTTATTTAGGCAACAAACGGGTTGAACGTGAGCAAGCAGCTGCAGTAGCTAAATAA
- a CDS encoding universal stress protein has protein sequence MNDDFKRILVGVDDSGDALLAFNYAIKRAKISNAELVIVSVLESNEMSVYQALSKDYIHGEREELEQHILKYQKQAQDAGVKKVRSIVAEGNAGETIVKDVIPHVEPDLLIIGSCAKKGLARRFGSQAAYMAKYSPISVLVIR, from the coding sequence ATGAATGATGATTTTAAACGAATCTTAGTTGGCGTTGATGATTCAGGAGATGCCCTACTAGCCTTTAATTATGCTATTAAGCGAGCAAAAATCAGTAATGCTGAGTTAGTTATCGTTTCAGTGCTTGAAAGCAATGAAATGAGTGTTTATCAAGCTTTAAGTAAAGATTACATTCATGGTGAACGTGAAGAGCTTGAACAACACATTCTCAAATACCAAAAACAAGCTCAAGATGCCGGAGTCAAAAAAGTACGTTCGATTGTTGCAGAAGGTAACGCTGGTGAAACAATCGTCAAAGATGTGATTCCGCATGTTGAACCTGATTTACTGATTATCGGTTCTTGTGCTAAAAAAGGACTTGCACGGCGCTTTGGTAGTCAAGCTGCTTATATGGCTAAGTACTCACCGATTTCCGTCCTAGTAATTCGTTAA
- a CDS encoding GlsB/YeaQ/YmgE family stress response membrane protein translates to MFHWLWVLIIGAVIGAIAGAITSKGKSMGWISNIIAGLVGSAIGEAVLGSWGPQLAGMAVIPSIIGAVVLVWIVSWVLSKR, encoded by the coding sequence ATGTTTCATTGGTTATGGGTTTTAATTATTGGTGCAGTTATCGGTGCAATTGCAGGTGCGATTACTAGCAAGGGTAAATCGATGGGGTGGATTAGCAATATTATTGCTGGATTAGTCGGTTCAGCAATTGGTGAGGCTGTTTTGGGCTCCTGGGGACCACAGTTAGCAGGAATGGCAGTTATTCCTTCAATCATCGGTGCAGTTGTGCTGGTTTGGATTGTTTCTTGGGTTCTTTCCAAGAGATAA
- a CDS encoding CsbD family protein, with product MSFEDKMKNTKDKVAGKAKETEGKVTGDKAREAQGKGQNLFGKAKEKLDEAADTIKEKIDQHKD from the coding sequence ATGTCATTTGAAGATAAAATGAAGAATACCAAAGATAAAGTTGCTGGTAAAGCCAAAGAAACTGAAGGTAAAGTTACTGGTGACAAAGCTCGCGAAGCACAAGGCAAAGGCCAAAATCTTTTTGGTAAGGCTAAAGAGAAGTTGGATGAAGCCGCTGATACAATTAAAGAAAAAATTGATCAACATAAAGATTAG
- a CDS encoding MFS transporter, which translates to MKKFSRSWIMAAIFIATFMTSVEVTIVTTALPEIISALHGLRFQSWIMSSYLLTTAISTLIYGKLADTYGRKILFQLGVILFTLGSFLSGISVNIFWLIAARALQGCGAGAVIPLTFTIIADVYTFKERARIMAFTNTAWGLSALIGPLLGGLLVENLSWHWVFFVNVPLGILVWLIMHFRYIEAPIPHSQMKIDSWGCWWLASGLTALLIGIQLLQQIPLVGWLLIIVSLGLLVVFLFHEQRSGYPLLPLTIFKNKTFNVQIITATILSGILIGYQIYFPIWLQSLYHIGATEAGLVVTSSSVCWLAASFAIGRLLSNFAPRKIALVVIAVQATAYLGLLLAGSHFPYWLFYFVAAVSGGGMGIVITMNIMLSQQLVPTKLIASASAVVTLGRSLGQTLFTGVYGSIFNLVLAFHLPKSLQKSINQVITGKSAGLTSKDLSLVKSALLSGLHSVFFLVIGLFILVLLCNWFDPNRKIIS; encoded by the coding sequence ATGAAAAAGTTCAGCCGATCATGGATTATGGCGGCAATTTTCATCGCAACTTTTATGACTTCGGTTGAGGTAACAATTGTCACAACCGCTTTACCAGAAATCATCAGTGCATTGCACGGACTGCGATTTCAGAGTTGGATTATGAGTTCTTATTTATTAACAACCGCTATCTCAACCCTAATTTATGGAAAATTAGCCGATACTTACGGTAGAAAAATATTATTTCAATTGGGCGTAATCTTATTTACCCTTGGTTCATTTCTTAGTGGCATTTCCGTTAATATTTTTTGGTTAATTGCTGCTCGAGCACTCCAAGGATGTGGTGCCGGAGCAGTTATTCCGCTAACATTCACAATTATCGCTGATGTCTACACATTTAAAGAACGTGCCCGCATTATGGCTTTCACTAATACAGCTTGGGGACTCTCAGCTTTAATCGGTCCCCTTTTAGGTGGCCTTCTAGTAGAAAACTTATCATGGCACTGGGTATTTTTTGTCAATGTACCCTTAGGAATCCTCGTCTGGTTAATTATGCATTTCCGCTATATAGAAGCACCGATCCCACACAGTCAAATGAAAATTGATAGTTGGGGCTGTTGGTGGTTGGCAAGTGGTCTGACAGCGCTGCTAATCGGCATTCAACTGTTACAACAAATTCCTTTAGTCGGTTGGTTGCTGATAATTGTTTCTCTAGGCTTGTTAGTTGTTTTTCTTTTTCATGAACAGCGCAGTGGCTATCCATTATTACCACTAACCATCTTTAAAAACAAAACTTTTAATGTTCAAATTATCACTGCCACTATTTTAAGCGGCATTTTAATTGGCTATCAAATCTATTTTCCAATTTGGTTACAATCTTTATATCATATTGGCGCAACAGAGGCCGGCTTAGTAGTTACATCTAGCTCTGTTTGCTGGCTAGCCGCCTCGTTTGCTATTGGCCGACTATTGAGTAATTTTGCTCCACGGAAAATTGCATTGGTAGTAATTGCAGTTCAAGCTACCGCATATCTCGGACTATTATTGGCTGGAAGTCATTTCCCTTATTGGCTGTTTTATTTTGTAGCAGCTGTTAGTGGGGGCGGGATGGGTATTGTGATTACAATGAATATCATGTTAAGCCAGCAGTTGGTTCCAACCAAATTAATTGCTTCAGCCAGTGCAGTTGTCACTCTTGGTCGTTCACTAGGGCAAACGCTATTTACAGGTGTTTACGGATCAATTTTTAACTTGGTATTAGCATTTCATTTACCAAAAAGTTTACAGAAATCGATCAATCAAGTCATTACCGGAAAAAGCGCTGGTCTAACCAGCAAAGACTTATCGCTCGTTAAATCAGCACTTTTAAGTGGTTTACATTCAGTTTTCTTTTTAGTAATTGGTTTGTTCATTCTAGTATTATTGTGTAATTGGTTTGATCCCAATCGCAAAATTATCAGCTGA
- a CDS encoding NADH-dependent flavin oxidoreductase, protein MEKFLEPYHFSNGMQINNRIVMAPMTTQSSFFDGSVTTDELQFYRRRSGVGMIITAVANVNSRGKGFEGELSAADDRLLPSLTELAGAIKTRGSKAILQLFSAGRMTNSKILRGVQPQSASAIAAVRPQAEIPAEMTNAEIEQLIVDFGKATRRAILAGFDGVELHGANTYLLQQFFSPHSNRRHDKWGGNLKNRLRLPLAVVEEAHQVIRRYARHPFLLGYRFSPEEIETPGIRLTDTLELVEALASSPLDYLHTSLGSAWRPALQSKESPLPINQQILTVLQQRKPLIVVGSLATPIEVSKTISQGATFAAMGRELLREPEWLEKIRAGQTEHLRYQLDRQEMDELDIPKAMQYFLETNFAETMDFS, encoded by the coding sequence ATGGAGAAATTTTTAGAACCGTATCATTTTTCAAATGGCATGCAAATAAATAATCGGATTGTAATGGCTCCGATGACGACTCAATCCAGTTTTTTTGATGGAAGTGTAACTACAGATGAATTGCAATTTTATCGGCGGCGTTCAGGAGTTGGAATGATTATTACTGCGGTCGCCAATGTAAATTCACGTGGTAAAGGCTTTGAAGGTGAACTCTCAGCGGCTGACGATCGATTGCTGCCGAGCTTAACAGAATTGGCAGGAGCTATAAAAACTCGAGGCAGCAAAGCAATTTTGCAGTTATTCAGTGCCGGACGAATGACGAATTCAAAAATTTTACGTGGAGTACAGCCTCAAAGTGCTAGCGCTATCGCTGCAGTTCGTCCACAAGCAGAAATACCAGCTGAAATGACTAATGCTGAGATTGAACAGTTAATTGTTGATTTTGGTAAAGCAACTCGAAGGGCAATTCTAGCGGGTTTTGATGGAGTTGAACTGCATGGCGCTAATACTTATTTATTGCAGCAATTTTTCTCTCCTCATAGTAATCGGCGCCACGACAAATGGGGTGGAAATTTAAAAAATCGGTTGCGCTTACCCTTAGCAGTTGTTGAAGAAGCACATCAAGTAATCCGTCGCTATGCTCGCCATCCATTTTTATTAGGTTATCGTTTTTCGCCAGAAGAAATCGAAACTCCAGGGATCAGGTTAACTGATACTCTGGAGTTAGTTGAGGCTTTAGCAAGCAGTCCACTTGATTATCTGCATACTTCATTAGGATCAGCTTGGCGGCCAGCTCTACAATCGAAAGAAAGTCCTTTGCCGATTAATCAACAGATTTTAACTGTTTTACAGCAACGTAAGCCATTAATTGTGGTTGGAAGCTTAGCTACTCCAATTGAAGTTAGCAAAACTATTTCACAAGGTGCAACCTTTGCTGCTATGGGACGAGAACTATTAAGAGAACCGGAATGGCTGGAAAAAATTCGAGCTGGTCAAACGGAGCATCTTCGTTATCAGCTCGATCGTCAAGAAATGGATGAACTTGACATTCCGAAAGCTATGCAATATTTTTTAGAAACTAATTTCGCAGAAACAATGGATTTCAGCTGA